A single window of Solea solea chromosome 9, fSolSol10.1, whole genome shotgun sequence DNA harbors:
- the serbp1a gene encoding SERPINE1 mRNA binding protein 1a isoform X3, with product MPGQMQEGFGCAIANRFDHLLDDESDPFELMKLAEVKKKKEAAAPGAAKTAAQAAKHPKKESQKDRKVPLTDKKEETQAPVPLKKEGAGMRRMGRKPEGEGPGPGPRPQGGQGEGRPPTDRRPVDRRPPRRFERPAGDAAEKPEGGEFSVEKPTGDRPMRGRGGSSSAGRGGRGGRGRGMGRGDGFDSRGKREFDRHSGSDRSLKGEEKRGGSGSHNWGTVKDELNELDQSNVTEETPEGEEHPPADSENKRENEAEEVKEEGPKEMTLDEWKAVQDKERAKVEFNIRKANEGADWNKGFVLHKSKVEAKKGVLIDPEVEEPKPVEGDEHHFRKPANDITTQLEINFGELGRPGRGRGGPRGGRGGRGRGEVIRPVRAPRTDKSSVSVPNVDDPEAFPALA from the exons ATGCCCGGACAAATGCAAGAAGGTTTTGGCTGTGCCATAGCCAATCGGTTCGACCATTTATTAGACGATGAGTCGGATCCGTTCGAACTGATGAAGCTTGCtgaagtgaagaagaagaaggaggctGCTGCTCCTGGTGCCGCCAAGACCGCAGCACAGGCTGCCAAACACCCGAAGAAGGAGTCCCAGAAAGACCGAAAGGTCCCGCTAACCGACAAGAAGGAAGAGACACAAGCGCCAGTGCCACTCAAGAAAGAGG GTGCTGGTATGAGGAGAATGGGTCGCAAGCCAGAAGGTGAAGGCCCAGGCCCAGGCCCCAGACCCCAGGGCGGCCAGGGAGAAGGCCGCCCCCCTACAGACAGACGACCAGTGGACAGGCGGCCCCCTCGTCGCTTTGAGAGGCCTGCTGGTGATGCTGCAGAGAAACCTGAGGGTGGTGAATTCTCAGTGGAAAA GCCAACTGGTGACAGGCCGATGAGAGGacgtggtggcagcagcagcgccgGCAGAGGAGGCCGTGGAGGCAGAGGACGTGGTATGGGTCGCGGTGACGGCTTCGATTCCCGAGGAAAGCGTGAATTTGACAGACACAGTGGCAGTGACCGATC TCTGAAGGGTGAGGAGAAGCGTGGTGGAAGTGGATCTCACAACTGGGGAACCGTCAAGGATGAGCTTAA tgaGCTTGACCAATCAAACGTCACTGAAGAAACCCCTGAAGGAGAAGAGCATCCACCTGCTGACTCTGAGAACAA aAGGGAGAATGAGGCCGAGGAGGTAAAGGAAGAAGGCCCCAAGGAGATGACGCTGGATGAGTGGAAGGCCGTGCAGGACAAGGAGCGAGCTAAGGTTGAATTTAACATCCGTAAAGCAAATGAGGGAGCTGATTGGAACAAAGGATTTGTGCTGCACAAGTCCAAAGTAGAG GCCAAGAAAGGAGTTCTGATTGACCCTGAGGTTGAGGAGCCAAAG CCGGTAGAGGGTGATGAGCACCACTTCCGTAAACCAGCCAATGACATTACGACCCAGCTGGAGATCAACTTTGGAGAGCTGGGCCGCCCAGGCCGCGGACGTGGAGGACCACGTGGTGGCAGGGGAGGTCGCGGACGTGGTGAAGTCATCAGGCCGGTCCGCGCACCAAGGACTGACAAG TCATCTGTGTCTGTGCCCAATGTGGACGACCCAGAGGCCTTCCCAGCCCTGGCCTAA
- the serbp1a gene encoding SERPINE1 mRNA binding protein 1a isoform X1 → MPGQMQEGFGCAIANRFDHLLDDESDPFELMKLAEVKKKKEAAAPGAAKTAAQAAKHPKKESQKDRKVPLTDKKEETQAPVPLKKEGAGMRRMGRKPEGEGPGPGPRPQGGQGEGRPPTDRRPVDRRPPRRFERPAGDAAEKPEGGEFSVEKPTGDRPMRGRGGSSSAGRGGRGGRGRGMGRGDGFDSRGKREFDRHSGSDRSSLKGEEKRGGSGSHNWGTVKDELNELDQSNVTEETPEGEEHPPADSENKRENEAEEVKEEGPKEMTLDEWKAVQDKERAKVEFNIRKANEGADWNKGFVLHKSKVEAKKGVLIDPEVEEPKPVEGDEHHFRKPANDITTQLEINFGELGRPGRGRGGPRGGRGGRGRGEVIRPVRAPRTDKSSVSVPNVDDPEAFPALA, encoded by the exons ATGCCCGGACAAATGCAAGAAGGTTTTGGCTGTGCCATAGCCAATCGGTTCGACCATTTATTAGACGATGAGTCGGATCCGTTCGAACTGATGAAGCTTGCtgaagtgaagaagaagaaggaggctGCTGCTCCTGGTGCCGCCAAGACCGCAGCACAGGCTGCCAAACACCCGAAGAAGGAGTCCCAGAAAGACCGAAAGGTCCCGCTAACCGACAAGAAGGAAGAGACACAAGCGCCAGTGCCACTCAAGAAAGAGG GTGCTGGTATGAGGAGAATGGGTCGCAAGCCAGAAGGTGAAGGCCCAGGCCCAGGCCCCAGACCCCAGGGCGGCCAGGGAGAAGGCCGCCCCCCTACAGACAGACGACCAGTGGACAGGCGGCCCCCTCGTCGCTTTGAGAGGCCTGCTGGTGATGCTGCAGAGAAACCTGAGGGTGGTGAATTCTCAGTGGAAAA GCCAACTGGTGACAGGCCGATGAGAGGacgtggtggcagcagcagcgccgGCAGAGGAGGCCGTGGAGGCAGAGGACGTGGTATGGGTCGCGGTGACGGCTTCGATTCCCGAGGAAAGCGTGAATTTGACAGACACAGTGGCAGTGACCGATC TAGTCTGAAGGGTGAGGAGAAGCGTGGTGGAAGTGGATCTCACAACTGGGGAACCGTCAAGGATGAGCTTAA tgaGCTTGACCAATCAAACGTCACTGAAGAAACCCCTGAAGGAGAAGAGCATCCACCTGCTGACTCTGAGAACAA aAGGGAGAATGAGGCCGAGGAGGTAAAGGAAGAAGGCCCCAAGGAGATGACGCTGGATGAGTGGAAGGCCGTGCAGGACAAGGAGCGAGCTAAGGTTGAATTTAACATCCGTAAAGCAAATGAGGGAGCTGATTGGAACAAAGGATTTGTGCTGCACAAGTCCAAAGTAGAG GCCAAGAAAGGAGTTCTGATTGACCCTGAGGTTGAGGAGCCAAAG CCGGTAGAGGGTGATGAGCACCACTTCCGTAAACCAGCCAATGACATTACGACCCAGCTGGAGATCAACTTTGGAGAGCTGGGCCGCCCAGGCCGCGGACGTGGAGGACCACGTGGTGGCAGGGGAGGTCGCGGACGTGGTGAAGTCATCAGGCCGGTCCGCGCACCAAGGACTGACAAG TCATCTGTGTCTGTGCCCAATGTGGACGACCCAGAGGCCTTCCCAGCCCTGGCCTAA
- the serbp1a gene encoding SERPINE1 mRNA binding protein 1a isoform X4 produces MPGQMQEGFGCAIANRFDHLLDDESDPFELMKLAEVKKKKEAAAPGAAKTAAQAAKHPKKESQKDRKVPLTDKKEETQAPVPLKKEGAGMRRMGRKPEGEGPGPGPRPQGGQGEGRPPTDRRPVDRRPPRRFERPAGDAAEKPEGGEFSVEKPTGDRPMRGRGGSSSAGRGGRGGRGRGMGRGDGFDSRGKREFDRHSGSDRSLKGEEKRGGSGSHNWGTVKDELNELDQSNVTEETPEGEEHPPADSENKENEAEEVKEEGPKEMTLDEWKAVQDKERAKVEFNIRKANEGADWNKGFVLHKSKVEAKKGVLIDPEVEEPKPVEGDEHHFRKPANDITTQLEINFGELGRPGRGRGGPRGGRGGRGRGEVIRPVRAPRTDKSSVSVPNVDDPEAFPALA; encoded by the exons ATGCCCGGACAAATGCAAGAAGGTTTTGGCTGTGCCATAGCCAATCGGTTCGACCATTTATTAGACGATGAGTCGGATCCGTTCGAACTGATGAAGCTTGCtgaagtgaagaagaagaaggaggctGCTGCTCCTGGTGCCGCCAAGACCGCAGCACAGGCTGCCAAACACCCGAAGAAGGAGTCCCAGAAAGACCGAAAGGTCCCGCTAACCGACAAGAAGGAAGAGACACAAGCGCCAGTGCCACTCAAGAAAGAGG GTGCTGGTATGAGGAGAATGGGTCGCAAGCCAGAAGGTGAAGGCCCAGGCCCAGGCCCCAGACCCCAGGGCGGCCAGGGAGAAGGCCGCCCCCCTACAGACAGACGACCAGTGGACAGGCGGCCCCCTCGTCGCTTTGAGAGGCCTGCTGGTGATGCTGCAGAGAAACCTGAGGGTGGTGAATTCTCAGTGGAAAA GCCAACTGGTGACAGGCCGATGAGAGGacgtggtggcagcagcagcgccgGCAGAGGAGGCCGTGGAGGCAGAGGACGTGGTATGGGTCGCGGTGACGGCTTCGATTCCCGAGGAAAGCGTGAATTTGACAGACACAGTGGCAGTGACCGATC TCTGAAGGGTGAGGAGAAGCGTGGTGGAAGTGGATCTCACAACTGGGGAACCGTCAAGGATGAGCTTAA tgaGCTTGACCAATCAAACGTCACTGAAGAAACCCCTGAAGGAGAAGAGCATCCACCTGCTGACTCTGAGAACAA GGAGAATGAGGCCGAGGAGGTAAAGGAAGAAGGCCCCAAGGAGATGACGCTGGATGAGTGGAAGGCCGTGCAGGACAAGGAGCGAGCTAAGGTTGAATTTAACATCCGTAAAGCAAATGAGGGAGCTGATTGGAACAAAGGATTTGTGCTGCACAAGTCCAAAGTAGAG GCCAAGAAAGGAGTTCTGATTGACCCTGAGGTTGAGGAGCCAAAG CCGGTAGAGGGTGATGAGCACCACTTCCGTAAACCAGCCAATGACATTACGACCCAGCTGGAGATCAACTTTGGAGAGCTGGGCCGCCCAGGCCGCGGACGTGGAGGACCACGTGGTGGCAGGGGAGGTCGCGGACGTGGTGAAGTCATCAGGCCGGTCCGCGCACCAAGGACTGACAAG TCATCTGTGTCTGTGCCCAATGTGGACGACCCAGAGGCCTTCCCAGCCCTGGCCTAA
- the serbp1a gene encoding SERPINE1 mRNA binding protein 1a isoform X2 yields MPGQMQEGFGCAIANRFDHLLDDESDPFELMKLAEVKKKKEAAAPGAAKTAAQAAKHPKKESQKDRKVPLTDKKEETQAPVPLKKEGAGMRRMGRKPEGEGPGPGPRPQGGQGEGRPPTDRRPVDRRPPRRFERPAGDAAEKPEGGEFSVEKPTGDRPMRGRGGSSSAGRGGRGGRGRGMGRGDGFDSRGKREFDRHSGSDRSSLKGEEKRGGSGSHNWGTVKDELNELDQSNVTEETPEGEEHPPADSENKENEAEEVKEEGPKEMTLDEWKAVQDKERAKVEFNIRKANEGADWNKGFVLHKSKVEAKKGVLIDPEVEEPKPVEGDEHHFRKPANDITTQLEINFGELGRPGRGRGGPRGGRGGRGRGEVIRPVRAPRTDKSSVSVPNVDDPEAFPALA; encoded by the exons ATGCCCGGACAAATGCAAGAAGGTTTTGGCTGTGCCATAGCCAATCGGTTCGACCATTTATTAGACGATGAGTCGGATCCGTTCGAACTGATGAAGCTTGCtgaagtgaagaagaagaaggaggctGCTGCTCCTGGTGCCGCCAAGACCGCAGCACAGGCTGCCAAACACCCGAAGAAGGAGTCCCAGAAAGACCGAAAGGTCCCGCTAACCGACAAGAAGGAAGAGACACAAGCGCCAGTGCCACTCAAGAAAGAGG GTGCTGGTATGAGGAGAATGGGTCGCAAGCCAGAAGGTGAAGGCCCAGGCCCAGGCCCCAGACCCCAGGGCGGCCAGGGAGAAGGCCGCCCCCCTACAGACAGACGACCAGTGGACAGGCGGCCCCCTCGTCGCTTTGAGAGGCCTGCTGGTGATGCTGCAGAGAAACCTGAGGGTGGTGAATTCTCAGTGGAAAA GCCAACTGGTGACAGGCCGATGAGAGGacgtggtggcagcagcagcgccgGCAGAGGAGGCCGTGGAGGCAGAGGACGTGGTATGGGTCGCGGTGACGGCTTCGATTCCCGAGGAAAGCGTGAATTTGACAGACACAGTGGCAGTGACCGATC TAGTCTGAAGGGTGAGGAGAAGCGTGGTGGAAGTGGATCTCACAACTGGGGAACCGTCAAGGATGAGCTTAA tgaGCTTGACCAATCAAACGTCACTGAAGAAACCCCTGAAGGAGAAGAGCATCCACCTGCTGACTCTGAGAACAA GGAGAATGAGGCCGAGGAGGTAAAGGAAGAAGGCCCCAAGGAGATGACGCTGGATGAGTGGAAGGCCGTGCAGGACAAGGAGCGAGCTAAGGTTGAATTTAACATCCGTAAAGCAAATGAGGGAGCTGATTGGAACAAAGGATTTGTGCTGCACAAGTCCAAAGTAGAG GCCAAGAAAGGAGTTCTGATTGACCCTGAGGTTGAGGAGCCAAAG CCGGTAGAGGGTGATGAGCACCACTTCCGTAAACCAGCCAATGACATTACGACCCAGCTGGAGATCAACTTTGGAGAGCTGGGCCGCCCAGGCCGCGGACGTGGAGGACCACGTGGTGGCAGGGGAGGTCGCGGACGTGGTGAAGTCATCAGGCCGGTCCGCGCACCAAGGACTGACAAG TCATCTGTGTCTGTGCCCAATGTGGACGACCCAGAGGCCTTCCCAGCCCTGGCCTAA
- the hsd17b7 gene encoding 3-keto-steroid reductase has protein sequence MNKVVLVTGANSGIGLALCERLLCQDTEGLQLCLACRNMRRGQAARSALLTSHPAAQVALLQMDTSSISSVISAAREVRLRYNQLDYLYLNAGIMPNPRFDVKAFFKGLFSSNVITMFATGEGILTQTDGVTSDGLQEVFATNLFGHFLLIRELEPVLCHADRTSHVIWTSSSNAHRSAFNLEDIQHLRGIQPYSSSKYASDLLSLALNTHYNQQGLYSSVICPGFVMTSLTYSILPSFPAFLWTLLMPLFWLIRLFTNTFTLTPYNGAEALFWLFEQNPESLNPHVKYHSLTSGLGNNYTQPRKMDIDLETSESLYENLLQLESEVKKKLKKLK, from the exons ATGAATAAGGTGGTTTTGGTGACAGGAGCGAATAG TGGCATTGGTCTGGCACTTTGTGAGCGTCTCCTCTGCCAGGACACAGAGGGCCTGCAGCTCTGTCTGGCTTGCAGAAACATGCGTCGAGGTCAGGCTGCACGATCTGCCCTCCTCACCTCTCACCCCGCGGCTCAGGTGGCATTGCTGCAGATGGACACCAGCAGCATCTCCTCTGTCATCAGTGCTGCACGGGAGGTCAGACTCAG GTATAACCAGTTGGATTACCTTTACCTGAACGCAGGGATTATGCCAAACCCACGGTTTGACGtgaaagcattttttaaagGCCTCTTCTCCAg CAATGTCATCACCATGTTTGCCACTGGCGAGGGGATTCTGACACAGACAGATGGGGTCACCTCCGACGGCCTGCAAGAAGTCTTTGCCACCAACCTCTTTGGTCACTTCCTACTC ATCAGGGAACTGGAGCCGGTTCTGTGTCACGCAGATCGGACTTCACACGTGATCTGGACCTCCTCTAGTAACGCTCACCGCTCAGCTTTTAACCTGGAAGACATTCAGCACCTGAGGGGCATCCAGCCCTACAGCTCCTCCAAATACGCCTCGGACCTGCTCAGCCTGGCTCTCAACACACACTACAACCAACAG GGTTTGTACTCGTCTGTGATTTGTCCGGGTTTTGTGATGACCAGCCTGACCTACAGcatccttccctccttcccagCATTCCTCTGGACCCTGCTAATGCCTCTCTTCTGGCTT ATAAGACTGTTCACCAATACATTCACCCTGACACCTTATAACGGAGCTGAAGCCCTG TTCTGGCTGTTTGAACAAAATCCTGAATCACTGAACCCACACGTCAAGTACCACAGTTTAACGTCTGGGCTAGgcaacaactacacacaaccACGCAAG ATGGATATTGATTTGGAAACGTCAGAGTCTTTGTATGAGAATCTACTGCAACTGGAAAGTGAAGTAAAGaagaaactaaaaaaactaaaataa